One Streptomyces sp. NBC_01217 genomic region harbors:
- the tatA gene encoding Sec-independent protein translocase subunit TatA — translation MFGRLGAPEIILILVVIVLLFGAKKLPDMARSLGKSARILKSEAKAMKSEGSPSATPAEPANDAAQDQVAPRTIQAAPGDVTSSRPVAEPTDSTKR, via the coding sequence ATGTTCGGAAGGCTCGGCGCTCCCGAGATCATCCTGATCCTCGTCGTCATTGTTCTGCTGTTCGGCGCGAAGAAGCTTCCTGACATGGCTCGCTCGCTCGGCAAGTCGGCCCGCATCCTCAAGAGCGAGGCCAAGGCCATGAAGTCCGAGGGCAGCCCGTCGGCCACCCCGGCCGAGCCGGCGAACGACGCCGCCCAGGACCAGGTCGCCCCGCGCACCATCCAGGCCGCGCCCGGTGACGTGACCAGCTCGCGTCCGGTCGCAGAGCCGACCGACTCGACCAAGCGCTGA
- a CDS encoding helix-turn-helix transcriptional regulator: MATNAIDQTRRMLSLVTYLRERPGAHVQDVARAFGITEDELISDLDVLPMCGTSFRGGDLLDIDTDGDRIWWHNPDDVAEPLRLAADEATALLVAARAVATLPGLRESDRQALLRATAKLETAAGEVGAASSRLSVIFESEGGVFADVDRAISERRRLWLRYYSPARDELTEREVDPIRLFAVGHTYMEAWCRSSEDRRTFRLDRVAEIRLLDAPAAPPELELRDLSEGLVQPAAEDPEVVVEVGPGGRWVAEYYPHDSADELSDGGLRITLRTPDPASLRRLALRLGGEGRIVSPPDLAQSAQRAARAALAAYDESA; the protein is encoded by the coding sequence ATGGCCACGAACGCGATCGACCAGACCCGCCGGATGCTCTCCCTGGTGACGTATCTGCGTGAGCGCCCCGGCGCCCATGTCCAGGACGTCGCCCGCGCTTTCGGGATCACCGAGGACGAACTGATCTCGGACCTCGACGTACTGCCCATGTGCGGTACGAGCTTCCGCGGCGGCGATCTGCTGGACATCGACACCGACGGCGACCGGATCTGGTGGCACAACCCGGACGACGTCGCCGAGCCGCTGCGGCTCGCGGCCGACGAGGCGACGGCGCTCCTGGTCGCCGCCCGCGCCGTGGCCACGCTGCCGGGGCTGCGCGAGAGCGACCGGCAGGCGCTGCTGCGGGCCACCGCGAAGCTGGAGACCGCGGCCGGTGAGGTGGGAGCGGCGAGCTCGCGGCTCTCGGTCATCTTCGAGTCCGAGGGCGGTGTCTTCGCCGATGTCGACCGGGCGATCTCCGAGCGGCGCCGGCTCTGGCTGCGCTACTACTCGCCCGCGCGCGATGAACTCACCGAGCGTGAGGTGGACCCGATCCGGCTGTTCGCCGTGGGACACACCTACATGGAGGCCTGGTGCAGGTCCTCCGAGGACCGGCGTACGTTCCGGCTCGACCGGGTCGCCGAGATCCGGCTGCTGGACGCGCCGGCCGCGCCGCCCGAGCTGGAGCTTCGGGACCTCTCCGAGGGGCTCGTCCAGCCGGCGGCCGAGGACCCGGAGGTCGTGGTCGAGGTGGGCCCCGGGGGCCGGTGGGTCGCCGAGTACTACCCGCACGACAGCGCCGATGAGCTGTCCGACGGCGGGCTGCGGATCACTCTGCGCACGCCCGATCCGGCCTCGCTGCGCAGGCTGGCGCTGCGGCTCGGAGGGGAAGGGCGCATCGTCTCCCCGCCGGATCTGGCGCAGAGCGCACAGCGGGCTGCCCGCGCGGCGCTCGCTGCCTACGACGAGTCGGCCTGA
- a CDS encoding helix-turn-helix transcriptional regulator, translating to MAIAKAERLMNLALCLLGTRRPLSKRELRGSIEAYLEAGSDDAFNRMFERDKDDLRELGLVIETVENLDGDAGYLARRDSNRLPPITLDAEEAAALGLAAKVWQQARLAGAASGALQKLRAAGMPEAEDDYEVHSALEPRIPVHEAAFEPLMLACRDRRAVTFDYRKANAARPEQRHVEPWTLECWRGHWYLAGWDRDRGAERVFRLSRITGRVRSRAGAFTVEVPDVVTVRETVESWAGETATRTARIRLRAGAGYPLRSRAISVRELGNGWEELEIPYGHGLDAWLVEFGPDVVVQEPADLRADVVDRLRAVAKD from the coding sequence ATGGCGATTGCCAAGGCCGAGCGGCTGATGAACCTGGCTCTGTGTCTGCTGGGGACCCGGCGCCCGCTGAGCAAGCGCGAGCTGCGCGGTTCCATCGAGGCCTACCTGGAAGCCGGCTCCGACGACGCCTTCAACCGGATGTTCGAGCGCGACAAGGATGATCTGCGCGAGCTCGGTCTGGTCATCGAGACCGTGGAGAACCTGGACGGCGACGCGGGATACCTCGCCCGCCGCGACAGCAACCGGCTGCCCCCGATCACGCTGGACGCCGAGGAGGCCGCCGCGCTGGGCCTGGCCGCCAAGGTCTGGCAGCAGGCGCGGCTGGCCGGTGCCGCCAGCGGTGCGCTGCAGAAGCTGCGGGCCGCGGGCATGCCGGAGGCCGAGGACGACTACGAGGTGCACAGCGCCCTCGAACCCCGTATCCCCGTGCATGAGGCCGCGTTCGAACCGCTGATGCTGGCCTGCCGGGACCGCCGCGCGGTGACTTTCGACTACCGCAAGGCCAACGCCGCGCGGCCCGAGCAGCGGCATGTCGAGCCCTGGACGCTGGAGTGCTGGCGCGGCCACTGGTATCTGGCCGGCTGGGACCGGGACCGCGGCGCCGAGCGGGTGTTCCGGCTCTCCCGGATCACCGGCCGGGTCCGCTCCCGGGCCGGGGCCTTCACCGTCGAGGTGCCCGACGTCGTGACCGTCCGTGAGACCGTCGAGAGCTGGGCGGGGGAGACGGCGACCCGGACCGCGCGGATCAGGCTGCGGGCCGGTGCCGGATACCCGCTGCGCTCGCGCGCCATATCGGTGCGTGAACTCGGGAACGGGTGGGAGGAATTGGAGATTCCGTACGGGCACGGTCTGGACGCCTGGCTCGTCGAGTTCGGTCCGGACGTCGTCGTACAGGAACCCGCCGATCTGCGGGCCGATGTGGTGGACCGGCTGCGCGCCGTGGCCAAGGACTGA
- a CDS encoding FKBP-type peptidyl-prolyl cis-trans isomerase has product MSIEKPEIDFPGGEPPADLEIKDIWEGDGAVAKAGDMVKVHYVGVAFSTGEEFDASWNRGTPLQFQLGVGQVISGWDQGVQGMKVGGRRQLTIPAHLAYGDRGAGGRIAPGETLIFVCDLVAV; this is encoded by the coding sequence GTGAGCATCGAGAAGCCCGAGATCGACTTCCCGGGTGGCGAACCGCCGGCCGACCTGGAGATCAAGGACATCTGGGAGGGCGACGGTGCGGTCGCCAAGGCCGGCGACATGGTCAAGGTCCACTACGTGGGCGTGGCCTTCTCCACCGGCGAGGAGTTCGACGCTTCCTGGAACCGCGGCACCCCGCTGCAGTTCCAGCTCGGTGTCGGTCAGGTCATCTCCGGCTGGGACCAGGGCGTGCAGGGCATGAAGGTCGGCGGCCGTCGCCAGCTGACCATCCCCGCGCACCTCGCCTACGGTGACCGCGGCGCCGGCGGCCGGATCGCCCCGGGCGAGACGCTGATCTTCGTCTGCGACCTGGTCGCCGTCTGA
- a CDS encoding FKBP-type peptidyl-prolyl cis-trans isomerase, with protein MRRLAGLLVVPLLLLTAACGDEKGSDSVSASAESKDGFPAITAGAKFGEKPTLSKGEGNPPKELKTRVVSQGDGAALKNGDAIQVNYLGQSWDSDKPFDNSFDRKQPFDLTLGAGMVIQGWDKGLVGQKVGSRVQLVIPPDLGYGAQGQGDIKPNATLVFVVDVLKATQIPASAKGTEVAQDNIDLPKVGTNTDGKAPKVTVPTKTDPPTKLVSNYILESKGDVVKDTDSVIVNYVGLLWKDGKTFDSTYTAGKTQTFPLAQVTLKGLKNGLVGKKIGSRVLLVIPPDQGFGDKAQQTIPAKSTLVFAVDLLAKM; from the coding sequence GTGCGCCGACTTGCCGGCCTTCTCGTCGTCCCCCTGCTGCTGCTGACCGCGGCCTGCGGTGACGAAAAGGGCTCCGATTCCGTTTCCGCTTCCGCCGAGTCCAAGGACGGGTTCCCCGCGATCACCGCGGGCGCGAAGTTCGGCGAGAAGCCCACCCTGTCCAAGGGCGAGGGGAACCCGCCCAAGGAGCTGAAGACCAGGGTCGTCAGCCAGGGCGACGGCGCCGCGCTCAAGAACGGCGACGCGATCCAGGTCAACTACCTCGGCCAGTCCTGGGACTCCGACAAGCCGTTCGACAACAGCTTCGACCGCAAGCAGCCCTTCGATCTGACGCTGGGCGCCGGCATGGTCATCCAGGGCTGGGACAAGGGCCTCGTCGGCCAGAAGGTCGGCAGCCGGGTCCAGCTGGTCATCCCGCCGGACCTCGGTTACGGAGCGCAGGGCCAGGGCGACATCAAGCCGAACGCCACGCTCGTCTTCGTCGTGGACGTCCTGAAGGCGACGCAGATCCCGGCGTCCGCCAAGGGCACCGAGGTCGCCCAGGACAACATCGACCTGCCGAAGGTCGGCACCAACACGGACGGCAAGGCCCCCAAGGTCACCGTCCCCACCAAGACCGACCCGCCGACGAAGCTCGTCTCCAACTACATCCTGGAGTCCAAGGGCGACGTCGTGAAGGACACCGACAGCGTCATCGTGAACTACGTGGGCCTGCTGTGGAAGGACGGCAAGACGTTCGACAGCACCTACACGGCGGGCAAGACGCAGACCTTCCCGCTGGCCCAGGTCACCCTGAAGGGGCTCAAGAACGGCCTGGTCGGCAAGAAGATCGGCAGCCGCGTGCTTCTGGTCATCCCGCCGGACCAGGGCTTCGGCGACAAGGCGCAGCAGACCATCCCCGCCAAGTCCACGCTGGTGTTCGCCGTGGACCTGCTGGCAAAGATGTAA
- the pafA gene encoding Pup--protein ligase: MDRRIFGLENEYGVTCTFRGQRRLSPDEVARYLFRRVVSWGRSSNVFLRNGARLYLDVGSHPEYATPECDNLTELVTHDKAGERILEGLLVDAERRLHEEGIAGDVYLFKNNTDSAGNSYGCHENYLVARHGEFSRLADILIPFLVTRQLICGAGKVLQTPRGAVYCVSQRAEHIWEGVSSATTRSRPIINTRDEPHADAERYRRLHVIVGDSNMSETTMLLKVGATDLVLRMIEAGTVMRDLTLENPIRAIREVSHDTTGQRKVRLASGREASAIEVQREYYEKAVDFVDRRGIRTGTVAQVLELWGRTLDAIEAEDLGRIETEIDWVMKYQLIERYRAKHNMTMSHPRVAQIDLAYHDIHRRRGLYYLLERKGQAARVCNDLKIFEGKSVPPQTTRARLRGDFIRRAQEQRRDFTVDWVHLKLNDQAQRTVLCKDPFRSVDDRVEKLIAGM; the protein is encoded by the coding sequence ATGGACCGCCGCATTTTCGGGCTGGAGAACGAGTACGGCGTCACGTGCACGTTCAGGGGACAGCGCCGACTGTCTCCTGATGAAGTGGCGCGCTACCTCTTCCGCCGTGTTGTGTCATGGGGCCGCAGCAGCAATGTCTTTCTGCGGAACGGCGCCCGCCTCTACCTCGACGTGGGATCGCATCCGGAATATGCAACCCCCGAATGCGACAACCTGACCGAGCTGGTCACCCACGACAAGGCCGGCGAGCGCATTCTCGAAGGTCTGCTCGTCGACGCCGAACGCCGCCTGCACGAGGAGGGAATCGCGGGCGACGTCTATCTCTTCAAGAACAACACCGACTCGGCGGGAAACTCCTACGGGTGCCACGAGAACTATCTCGTTGCGCGGCACGGAGAATTCTCCCGGCTCGCGGACATCCTCATTCCCTTCCTCGTCACGAGGCAACTGATCTGCGGCGCGGGCAAGGTGCTGCAGACACCGAGGGGCGCCGTCTACTGCGTCAGCCAGCGTGCCGAGCACATCTGGGAGGGCGTCAGCTCCGCTACGACGCGCTCCCGCCCGATCATCAACACGCGTGACGAACCGCACGCGGACGCGGAGCGGTACCGCCGCCTCCATGTCATCGTCGGTGACTCCAACATGTCCGAGACGACCATGCTGCTCAAGGTCGGCGCGACCGATCTGGTGCTCCGCATGATCGAGGCGGGCACGGTGATGCGGGACCTGACGCTGGAGAACCCGATCCGGGCGATCCGTGAGGTCAGTCACGACACCACGGGGCAGCGCAAGGTGCGCCTGGCCAGCGGCCGCGAGGCATCCGCCATCGAGGTGCAGCGCGAGTACTACGAGAAGGCCGTCGACTTCGTCGACCGCCGGGGCATCCGCACCGGCACGGTCGCCCAGGTGCTGGAGCTCTGGGGCCGTACGCTCGACGCGATCGAGGCCGAGGATCTCGGCCGGATCGAGACCGAGATCGACTGGGTGATGAAGTACCAGCTCATCGAGCGGTACCGGGCCAAGCACAACATGACGATGTCGCATCCGCGGGTCGCCCAGATAGACCTCGCGTACCACGACATCCACCGCCGTCGCGGCCTGTACTACCTGCTGGAGCGCAAGGGACAGGCCGCCCGTGTCTGCAACGACCTGAAGATCTTCGAGGGCAAGTCCGTGCCCCCGCAGACGACCAGGGCGCGGCTGCGCGGTGACTTCATCCGCAGGGCCCAGGAGCAGCGGCGGGACTTCACCGTCGACTGGGTCCATCTCAAGCTCAACGACCAGGCGCAGCGCACGGTGTTGTGCAAGGACCCGTTCCGTTCGGTGGACGACCGGGTGGAGAAGCTGATCGCGGGTATGTGA
- a CDS encoding MFS transporter — MAAGYLDILRARHAARLLAGTLVGRLPNGTAHIAIVLFTRAEGGSYTLAGALAAVYGLSTAVGQPLLGRAVDLYGQPRVQLPASVVSAFGMALLALVGLGSLPLAYGAVIVAGVFTPPLEGGLRALWPTVLGGEDRVHRAYAMDAVAQEVMFTVGPLLVTLLVSLWSPAAALLVINVIGVLGALSVVLSEPSRTWRSAPREAHWLGALRSPGLLALLGSFFFVGLALGSITVAGVAYADDHGRESVYGWLMAALGLGALVGGTVYGARQWAGAPERRLRVIVALLALGYLPLMLTPGVVAMTALAAVAGVFLAPAIACSFIVVDRHAPRGTVTEAFSWLVTTFGVGAAAGTAVAGPAVELGGTTWSFAVAGAGGVAALLVLLATGRVLAVPGRTAVAVQGSENDRNGAVEPGFSSGHQA, encoded by the coding sequence ATGGCCGCGGGCTATCTGGACATCCTCCGGGCGCGGCACGCCGCCCGGCTGCTGGCGGGGACCCTGGTGGGACGGCTGCCGAACGGCACCGCCCACATCGCGATCGTGCTGTTCACCCGGGCCGAGGGCGGCAGTTACACCCTCGCCGGTGCGCTCGCGGCCGTGTACGGGCTCTCCACCGCGGTCGGGCAGCCGCTGCTGGGCCGCGCCGTGGACCTGTACGGCCAGCCACGCGTCCAGCTCCCGGCATCCGTGGTGTCGGCGTTCGGCATGGCCCTGCTGGCCCTGGTGGGTCTGGGATCGCTGCCGTTGGCCTACGGGGCGGTGATCGTGGCCGGAGTCTTCACCCCGCCGCTGGAGGGCGGTCTGCGGGCCCTGTGGCCGACCGTCCTGGGCGGCGAGGACCGGGTGCACCGGGCGTACGCGATGGACGCCGTCGCCCAGGAGGTCATGTTCACGGTGGGCCCGCTGCTGGTGACGCTGCTGGTCTCCCTCTGGTCGCCCGCCGCCGCCCTGCTCGTCATCAACGTGATCGGGGTCCTCGGGGCGCTCTCCGTCGTCCTCTCCGAGCCCTCCCGGACCTGGCGTTCGGCACCCCGCGAGGCGCACTGGCTGGGCGCGCTGCGCTCGCCGGGGCTGCTGGCGCTGCTCGGCTCGTTCTTCTTCGTCGGGCTCGCGCTCGGCTCGATCACGGTGGCCGGGGTGGCGTACGCCGACGACCACGGCCGCGAGTCGGTGTACGGCTGGCTGATGGCCGCGCTCGGGCTGGGTGCGCTGGTCGGCGGGACGGTGTACGGGGCGCGGCAGTGGGCCGGGGCGCCGGAGCGACGGCTGAGGGTCATCGTCGCGCTGCTGGCACTGGGCTATCTGCCGCTGATGCTGACCCCGGGAGTGGTCGCCATGACCGCTCTGGCGGCAGTGGCCGGAGTCTTTCTGGCGCCCGCCATCGCGTGCTCGTTCATCGTGGTCGACCGGCACGCTCCGCGGGGCACGGTGACCGAGGCGTTCTCCTGGCTGGTGACGACGTTCGGGGTCGGCGCGGCGGCCGGAACGGCAGTGGCGGGCCCGGCCGTCGAACTGGGCGGCACGACGTGGAGCTTCGCCGTCGCGGGGGCCGGTGGGGTGGCCGCGCTGCTGGTCCTGCTGGCCACGGGAAGGGTCCTCGCAGTTCCCGGGCGTACGGCCGTTGCCGTACAAGGATCGGAAAATGATCGAAACGGTGCTGTCGAACCCGGTTTCAGCTCAGGCCATCAGGCGTAA
- a CDS encoding LacI family DNA-binding transcriptional regulator: protein MTSAPQPAPTRPTSRDVARAAGVSQATVSLVLGGKWRGRVSGATAERVRHTAAELGYQPNLAARSLRLGHTRTALLVVPALTSEFFARVYTGAAAVAAEHGFGVVLYPSPEGTGPAKDPFASARASLDGVIASSMAAGALDALRGAGLPLVMLDSDPEDTGVAARVNLDIADGMRQVADHLLALGHRRFVHLASAVDSWTFAVRARALHDAVGAVPGTSVRTVTATLDVQAGREGAERALAAPGSRPTAIVCDDDILAAGACKAARRLGLRVPDDLSVTGFDDLALATAVEPELTTVQLPAEQVGERGMAALLAVLDGRPAEPGSLPVHLVTRGSSAPPPADGPRS, encoded by the coding sequence GTGACCAGCGCACCACAGCCCGCCCCGACCCGGCCCACCAGCCGCGACGTCGCGCGGGCCGCAGGCGTATCGCAGGCCACCGTCTCCCTCGTGCTCGGCGGCAAATGGCGCGGCAGGGTCTCCGGGGCCACCGCCGAGCGCGTGCGGCACACCGCGGCCGAACTCGGCTACCAGCCCAATCTCGCCGCCCGCAGTCTCCGGCTCGGCCACACCAGGACCGCACTGCTGGTCGTCCCCGCGCTCACCAGCGAATTCTTCGCGCGGGTCTACACCGGCGCCGCCGCGGTCGCAGCCGAACACGGCTTCGGGGTCGTCCTCTACCCGTCCCCGGAGGGCACCGGTCCGGCCAAGGACCCCTTCGCCTCGGCGCGCGCCTCGCTGGACGGGGTGATCGCCTCCTCCATGGCCGCCGGGGCGCTCGACGCGCTGCGCGGCGCCGGCCTGCCGCTGGTCATGCTCGACAGCGACCCCGAGGACACCGGGGTCGCGGCCCGGGTCAACCTCGACATCGCCGACGGGATGCGGCAGGTGGCGGACCATCTGCTGGCGCTCGGCCACCGCCGCTTCGTCCACCTCGCGTCGGCCGTCGACTCCTGGACCTTCGCGGTCCGTGCCCGGGCGCTCCACGACGCCGTGGGTGCGGTGCCCGGCACCTCCGTACGGACCGTCACGGCGACGCTCGACGTGCAGGCGGGGCGCGAAGGGGCGGAGCGGGCGCTCGCCGCCCCGGGTTCCCGGCCCACCGCCATCGTCTGTGACGACGACATCCTCGCGGCGGGCGCCTGCAAGGCCGCCCGCAGACTCGGGCTCCGCGTCCCCGACGACCTCTCCGTCACCGGTTTCGACGATCTGGCCCTGGCCACGGCGGTGGAACCGGAACTCACCACCGTGCAGCTGCCCGCCGAGCAGGTCGGCGAGCGCGGCATGGCGGCCCTGCTGGCGGTCCTGGACGGCCGCCCCGCCGAGCCCGGCAGTCTGCCGGTGCATCTGGTGACCCGCGGCTCCTCGGCGCCGCCGCCCGCGGACGGCCCGCGCTCATGA
- the prcA gene encoding proteasome subunit alpha → MSTPFYVSPQQAMADRAEYARKGIARGRSLVVLQYADGIVFVGENPSRALHKFSEIYDRIGFAAAGKYNEYENLRIGGVRYADLRGYTYDRDDVTARGLANVYAQTLGTIFSSAAEKPYEVELVVAEVGAEPEGDQIYRLPHDGSIVDEHGSVAVGGNAEQISSFLDQRHRDGMTLAEALKLAVQALSRDPNGSEREIPAERLEVAVLDRTRPQQRKFKRIVGRQLARLLEADGGSAPTDAPSDIEDGEGAESSGTQSSASTTDTTKSAKPTDTTDSGGDVE, encoded by the coding sequence GTGTCGACGCCGTTCTATGTCTCACCTCAGCAGGCCATGGCCGACCGGGCGGAATACGCCCGGAAGGGCATCGCCCGTGGTCGCAGCCTGGTTGTGCTGCAGTACGCCGACGGCATTGTGTTCGTCGGCGAGAACCCGTCCCGTGCGCTGCACAAGTTCAGCGAGATCTACGACCGGATCGGTTTCGCCGCCGCCGGCAAGTACAACGAGTACGAGAACCTCCGCATCGGTGGTGTGCGCTACGCCGATCTGCGCGGATACACCTACGACCGTGACGATGTGACGGCCCGTGGGCTGGCCAACGTCTATGCGCAGACGCTGGGCACCATCTTCTCCAGCGCGGCCGAGAAGCCGTACGAGGTGGAACTGGTGGTCGCCGAGGTCGGCGCCGAGCCGGAGGGCGACCAGATCTACCGGCTGCCGCACGACGGCTCGATCGTCGACGAGCACGGCTCGGTCGCGGTCGGCGGCAACGCCGAGCAGATCAGCAGCTTCCTGGACCAGCGGCACCGGGACGGGATGACGCTCGCCGAGGCGCTCAAGCTGGCGGTGCAGGCCCTGTCCCGCGATCCCAACGGCAGCGAGCGGGAGATCCCCGCGGAGCGGCTGGAGGTGGCGGTCCTGGACCGTACGAGGCCGCAGCAGCGGAAGTTCAAGCGGATCGTCGGCCGGCAGCTGGCGCGGCTCCTGGAGGCCGACGGCGGCTCCGCGCCGACGGACGCCCCGTCCGACATCGAGGACGGCGAGGGGGCCGAGTCCTCCGGGACGCAGTCCTCCGCGAGCACGACGGACACCACCAAGTCCGCCAAGCCCACCGACACCACCGACTCGGGCGGGGACGTGGAGTAG
- the prcB gene encoding proteasome subunit beta: MEANTRSTGRLPAAFLTPGSSSFMDFLSDQAPAMLPGNRNLPPLQGAIEAPHGTTIVAATFPGGVVLAGDRRATMGNMIAQRDIEKVFPADEYSAVGIAGTAGLAVEMVKLFQLELEHFEKVEGAQLSLEGKANRLSTMIRSNLAMAMQGLAVVPLFAGFDVDRERGRIFSYDVTGGRSEELGYAATGSGSIFARGSMKKLYREDLSEQEALTLVVQALYDAADDDSATGGPDVARRIYPIVTVITDEGFRKLADAESSEIARSILERRMEQPDGPRAALL, from the coding sequence GTGGAAGCCAACACTCGTAGCACCGGGCGTCTACCAGCTGCCTTCCTGACGCCGGGATCGTCCTCGTTCATGGACTTCCTGTCCGACCAGGCTCCGGCGATGCTCCCGGGCAACCGGAACCTGCCGCCCCTGCAGGGCGCCATCGAGGCGCCGCACGGCACGACCATCGTCGCGGCGACGTTCCCGGGCGGTGTGGTGCTGGCCGGCGACCGGCGGGCGACCATGGGCAACATGATCGCGCAGCGCGACATCGAGAAGGTCTTCCCGGCCGACGAGTATTCGGCGGTGGGCATCGCCGGCACGGCTGGTCTCGCGGTGGAGATGGTCAAGCTCTTCCAGCTGGAACTGGAGCACTTCGAGAAGGTCGAGGGCGCCCAGCTCTCCCTGGAGGGCAAGGCGAACCGGCTCTCCACGATGATCCGCAGCAATCTGGCGATGGCCATGCAGGGACTTGCCGTCGTGCCGCTCTTCGCGGGCTTCGACGTCGACCGCGAGAGGGGCCGGATCTTCTCGTACGACGTCACCGGCGGCCGTTCCGAGGAGCTGGGCTACGCGGCCACCGGCTCCGGGTCGATCTTCGCCCGTGGCTCGATGAAGAAGCTCTACCGCGAGGATCTGTCGGAGCAGGAGGCGCTCACCCTGGTCGTCCAGGCGCTGTACGACGCCGCGGACGACGACTCGGCGACCGGCGGTCCAGATGTGGCCCGGCGGATCTACCCGATCGTCACCGTCATCACCGACGAGGGCTTCCGGAAGCTGGCCGATGCGGAATCCTCCGAGATCGCCCGCTCGATCCTGGAACGCCGGATGGAACAGCCGGACGGCCCGCGCGCCGCGCTGCTCTGA
- a CDS encoding endonuclease VII domain-containing protein yields MSEISAGRKCPRCRKTLPRESFASNKAMRDGLQAHCRKCSAEYYQQRQEAKGKAVRVKVPVPRGHKRCPRYGEVKSHDQWERDKSSSDGRSSYCRACRAERNRISCFQRKYGLTPAELDALIAAQQGVRCICLTAPAEHVDHCHETGRVRGVLCFSCNAALGQLKDRPDAIRRAAAYVEGNAWKPTLVAPGVYQLPS; encoded by the coding sequence ATGTCCGAAATTTCCGCAGGGAGGAAGTGTCCTCGCTGCCGAAAGACCCTGCCGAGGGAGTCCTTCGCTAGCAACAAGGCCATGCGAGATGGCCTCCAGGCGCATTGCCGGAAGTGCTCGGCCGAGTACTACCAGCAACGTCAGGAGGCCAAGGGTAAGGCTGTTCGGGTGAAGGTGCCGGTGCCGCGGGGACACAAGCGTTGCCCGCGGTACGGCGAGGTCAAATCGCACGATCAGTGGGAACGCGACAAATCGTCTTCTGACGGCCGGTCGAGCTACTGTCGCGCATGCCGGGCGGAGCGAAATCGGATCAGTTGCTTCCAGCGTAAGTATGGCCTCACTCCGGCCGAGTTGGACGCATTGATCGCCGCTCAGCAGGGTGTGCGCTGTATCTGTCTCACTGCTCCGGCCGAGCATGTGGATCACTGTCATGAGACGGGTAGGGTCCGTGGCGTACTGTGCTTCAGCTGCAACGCAGCCCTGGGGCAGCTCAAGGATCGGCCGGATGCCATAAGGCGTGCAGCCGCATACGTGGAGGGAAACGCGTGGAAGCCAACACTCGTAGCACCGGGCGTCTACCAGCTGCCTTCCTGA
- a CDS encoding ubiquitin-like protein Pup, which yields MATKDTGGGQQKATRSTEEVEEQAQDAQASEDLKERQEKLSDDVDSVLDEIDDVLEENAEDFVRSFVQKGGE from the coding sequence ATGGCGACCAAGGACACCGGCGGCGGACAGCAGAAGGCGACGCGCTCCACCGAGGAGGTCGAGGAGCAGGCGCAGGACGCGCAGGCGTCCGAGGACCTCAAGGAGCGCCAGGAGAAGCTGAGCGACGATGTCGACTCGGTTCTGGACGAGATCGATGACGTCCTGGAAGAGAATGCCGAGGATTTCGTGAGGTCATTTGTCCAGAAGGGCGGGGAATAG